The following nucleotide sequence is from Ornithodoros turicata isolate Travis chromosome 2, ASM3712646v1, whole genome shotgun sequence.
GCACTAGCGCCGAAAGGCGATGGCGTCGCCGTGAACTAGGTCCTGAATAGccttgctttttcttcttcttcttcggtGGCTGCTACATGCCATTCAGTCGACTACTAACTTCGACAATGTGAAAATTACAGAGGCAATGGACAAGTGATATTCCCATACTACGAGAACTTGGACGCACCAAATGAACTGTGAATGGCGGGAGGCTGACCGTTAGGACGGTGAGGACCGGAGTACCTTTACACTGTGGCAGGAAATctactatagtcgtgttcaacttaagatgGAGAATAAATCTAGTCCGGCAGCTCCCAAACTATTACTACGCCGttgctggacacagagaggccATCCTCCCAGCTTGCGCCAGAGAATGTAACCCATCATACTCACTTTACTTCCGTATTTGCTGTTAAGATTGggcgcatgacactacgctgcgacGAAAAGCGATGGAGCACTGTGGTGCTGCAGTATtcctcctggcgcgctattgcttCTCCTTGTATCCAACGGCGTATGTTGTTCACGGACTAGatctcttttccttcttaagttgactgctatatactatatactatatatataatatataatatatataatatatataatatatataatatatacgtTATATACTATAACGACTGCGGCAGTCTCACAGAAGTGACGTCATGCGGATAAATTCTACACTTCCAAAAACGATTCCAGCGGGGGTTGTTGGTGGTGATGGCGTGCAATTcccgagcggtctgcctgccggtgtggcggcatgttgctcggggagggggaatcgtgcgtcctgggccgacttcatagggaactgCACCGACATTTTGTCttaaagtgtctgaggaaaattCAGATTTGGTTGTTGGTACACGAATCGAACAGCACAACAGCTTCATCGTTGCTCTCGCACCCTTTATTACTCATCGGAATCATTAGACAAAATACAAGCTCTGCATATCACACATTTCCCTACAGTAGAGTACAGACCTATTCCTTTGTAACTGGAGCTGAGCGCCAAAGCCAAAATGACAGCGAACACGCCGTCATATATATCCATGCGTAAAAGACTGTCCTGTACATATCACAATATATGCGTTTCCATCGACTGTCGCCAACGGCATCTCCAAGCGCAACAGGCCACTTCACACAGTGCGGAGATAGGTAAAACGTCAGCTCCGTAATATCACGTGTATCACAGCAATGTAAATCAACAAAAGGTCTTCGATCACTCACTACTAGCGTATTACACATCAACACGTTAACAGACAGTAATTGTGTGCAGTTCCAAAGATACAAACAGAGCTAATATACAACTGGGCTGTCACTGGGGATACAATGTTGTGTCTCGCACATCGCTCGGAGAACCAAATCAATCTGCCGCCTGCAGCTATTAGCATCACAAAGAACCGCGGATGCTGTCTTAAAGGACGCGCTATAATATTGAGAAGATAGTACTAGGCGTAATGAGTCAATCTAATACATGACATTATGCTACATTTTCGAAATTTGGCATGACCCTGAATTCACCCTGTTTCAATAGTGTAAATGTGTGTATGAAACGAATACCACAAAGTATGACATCGCTCGACACTCTATTTGGCCAGTCTTGTCTGCCGAAAAGAGCTTCGGCATTAAAGAAACGACCTTCATTAATTAGCATTACATCTGCAGCTAAGGAAGAAACACTATTGTGACGTAGGCTTCAAGGACGAATCACAGGGCAGCGCGCAGACGATTGACATTGTTCTCGAGTTCGCCAGCTGGGCTCTCTCGAGGCTTGGGATGAGGCGCACAGCTCAAGTGAGCGGCTCGGGGTCGTCAAAGACCTTACCTTACTGGTCGGTGTCATTCTGACGTTTTCTCATATTCCCAGAGAGGGACTTCCGCCATGCTCtgaacatccggcgtctgctcatacggcgtctgctcttacggcgTATTTCTCCAAAATGCACATAAACTACGGCAGTAATTCGCGTGAGAGTTCTGCAACAGCGTCAGTGATCAGCGACAGTAAAATCCCGCTATAGTTTCAGAACCGATGGGTACGAAGGCGGCCATCCCTTTGAAGGGACTATCCCATAACTCCCGATCGATTCCAATACTACAGCGCtgttttactcctcgttcatcaccgacaataacGTCGACTGTCCGACACGAGTTAGTGGAGCGGAGTCTGTGCAATTTCATGGAACGTACGGCAAGAGCACATGGCGGATGCTGAGGGTATGGAGGAATTCTCTCTCCGGAAATCGGAGAAAAGCGTCCCACGGACGAGTCCTGTCAGGGAGCACCCTTCGGCGACAGCGGGCGGGAGGGCATCTCTAGGTTGCGTCAAATCTGTCATAGGCTTGTGAAATGTCGGAATGTCGTTTCTGGGTTAGCGCAAGCCGTGTTCATACAGCCAGGATGGTAACACCCTGTACCAGGCGAGATGATCGCGTCAGAACTCACACTCACAAACGAAAATCGGCGTACTTACAGCTAACTTTTCACTTGGTATATCGCGGTGCGAACgctaagcagacgacatcggaGACAATCGTCTacgctgcgctcccattggtCTATCATGATGCTACTATCGCTGAGGCTTCCTCGGGTGCAGAGGCGGGAATCTTTGAAACTCGTACGAAACATGTAAGCTGtattcggaagagaaatttggccaagTAGGCTGAAGCTGAGTTTCTATGAATGCGACAGAAGCGTATGGTATCGAGTTATCGCCCTTCCTCGCACCTATACCGACCGGAGGATTGGTTGACGCGACTCTGTCGTAGTGGATTTGTTGCGATAAGTCGATACAATACGcttttgtcgcattcatgtaaacgcagctCGAGAAGTCATGCCAAACATTACCttatcggtctcatacacacgtttTCGGATGCGATAGCCCCTTTATGGAACATCGCGTGCTGAGGTCATCGTACGGTTTCTTTCTCCCGTGTTGATCTATCGTATCACCATAATTCTATTTTACCATGATTAAGTTAAGTTCACACGTGAGAGACAAACTGACCTACACCTTTCGGTACAAGCCCTCATTTGACATTTGGGCAGCAGTGACAAACACGACCTCCTCAGCGCAGATTCACGTTACTCAACACAGATCGATGTGGTCCAGCATACGGGCGTTCTACCAAGGGTGTTCTGCAGCCCCGCCTAACTGTACGCCACGCAACGTGATTGAAAGCATAATTCACAATCTACTACAACAATATACCCTGTGGGAGCACGAGTTCACAATCCATAAAATCACTCTCACTGCTTTGTATGTTTAACATACTAACATGGGCACATACACGGCTTAAACAATTGAATTTCTTTTCGACTGCGCTACTGCTACGGACGCGTGTCTCGACACAGACAGGACACTGGAACTATGCGTTTTACGTCGGGTTACGTCACACGCCACACGCACTACATATTATAATACCATAACCGCAGTCAACGGGACGTATATCGGCAAACACTCGCACATTCTGAAGTTACTACATAAGCGGTGTTCATAACGAGATTACTTTTTCGTAGCTGTTCTTTCTGCACATGCCTTCTTCGCATGCCGATTACGTGTGACATCTAGATACGTTTTATGTTCGTTCAAATAACGCGTACATGTGTGTAGGCTAGAGTGTGTAACACGTACAGTGGCTGCTGTCTGTTTCGTAAACGGGAAGTATGCGTTTGATCATTGTGTTTTGGTACTTGGTTTCGTTTAGTTTGTTGGGCGTCTAAAAGAGGTGTCAGCCTAGACTTGATACCTGTTCAGCTATGAGTCGACCTAACAAGGTTGACTGGGTCATCATTTTGACTCTCCAACAACTACTACTGTTCACCTGCGAACGTAAACACAACTAGCCCAGGCGAGATGATCGCGTCAGAACTCACACTCACAAACGAAAATCCGCTCTATAGTGTCAATAGCGGAAGTATTCCGGATCTTCACACTCTCTGTCCCATTAAACTCTTTCTTTCTATGTCGCGTTGTCACACAGTATGATTGTGCTCTTGACATTGTTGTAAATCCACACTTGCTGTGATCATTCGACAACTTTACCGTTGTGCAGCATCACACGCTGTGTGTATCAGATCAACGAGATTTCACTGAACAAGAATGGATCGGATAAGTGCAGTTCCCTACATACGCTACATATGGCTCGGATTGTCGTTATTTTCCGACGGGAAGAGTCCAGAGGTTGTGATGAGGTTAAACTGTCCTTTCTGGGCTTGAAAGGAGAATTTCCGAGCCCAGAATACTGAGCGCAGCCCGCGCGGTAATGCGACTTCAACAGTCTTTTTGAGTTCTCGAATCAGCATTTCTTAGGAAATGATGCGGAATAGTGGAATTGAAGGCTGGTACGGAATGGTACAAGCATGCTATTAAGGTGCACTCTCGCCTGGTACACTGATCTAGGTACAGAATGAACGAACGGGCCGCGTAATATCATCAAAAATGGCATAAAAGGAATTCGATGCCAGTTGTGGGTCGTACCTTCCACAAAACACGCACAGAGACAGACGGTCTCAAAGGTATCTCAACACATCTCCGCAGACGTGGAGTAAATTAGCACCTATGTGAGGGCTTGCTGCTGAGCAAGATACGATTTCTTAGATCACTTTATGCATGTTTAACGCCGTATCAACTAGCAACAGTGGGTTCTTCCCTCGTTGGGGTAATTAATTGTCTAAACCGTTGTCTTCATAGAGGTCAGCGCCTCTTCATGTAAAGATCTGCGATGGAGGGTCTTCCTTAACCAAGTCAAATAAGTTTTGCATAATGAATATAAACTCGCCACAGTCTTCTGGTATGGTTATAGCCCTCTTTGACAGAAAGCTTTGTCGAGCTAACGTTAAATACACATGCATTCCACGGCAGTTTTGATGTGTAACAGTACTAGATCCCACGCAGTATGCACAGTAGCAAGGTCGTCATAGCCTAACGAAAAAATAGTCTTATTTCCTTCTATTTAGAACGACAACGTCACACACTAGTCTCTCCACACGTTCTCATTTCACACACTAGTCTCTCCACACGAAAGCGGGACCGTAGCTGGCCAATTGAATGCCAGGATGAACGAACTGATGGTGCTGGGTCCTTCGGTCGCACGAGTAGAGCAGGCTTCCCGCTGTCCCCATCGGGACCGAATTCTCTGCCAGTGTCACAGAGTCGTACGGCGATGTTCCCCCACCAGCGATGGCGTGTATTCCACTGGTGGGAATAGGGCGTGGAAATGGTGGCAACGAAAACGAAGCCGGCGGCGGCGGTGGCGCAGTTGCGTAATAGCTCGAAGATGGCTCCCGAAGATGGCTCGTAGCTCCCGAAGAATCGTAATGGAGGCCGTGATGCATAGCGTAAGGGAAAGAGAAGAGGGGTGGTGGTGCGTCTGAACCTAGGTAGAGCGGGGATGAGGGAGGGGACCGAAAGAGGTCTAAGGAGGCCGCAGGGTGAGGTGCTGTGTAAGTGGGAGGGGAAGAGGAGGATGAGGAAGAGGAGGGCGGTCGGGAATATGGGGAAGAAGGGACGGAAGCAGTGGGCAGGTCTTCGTCTTTTGTGACACAGTCTGGGGCTGCAAAGAAGAAAGGGCTCCTTAATAACCACTCATACAGAGCTCACAGATTTGagaatctcatcatttcaatcTACTCATTTCAGAATCGACCATCCTCCCAGTTACCCCGGTTTACGAGGCGGTTGTTGACTAACGAAGTGCGCCATAGGATTGTGCGTGCAGCAGATCATGTTTGAAATGATATTGCAGAATGACGAACTAGTCACGAGCACACCGGAAATTACTTAATTTGTATTATTCATCCAGGATACGAACTTGAAGGTGAGTGCTCAATAACTGCGGGAACGTTTTCCCTCATTCCTCCTTCCAAACTTGTTGGCGTATATTTATGCCCGCAGGTTTTTCCTTAAAAAGAACGGTCTCATCCGTTcctcgatttcgaaactatagtgttattttattcctcgtggactACTCACCACAGTATGGagaatcccacgcgaaatagtggcgtagttttgTGTTTTGCATGGAATACACGACAAGAGGAGAGGTCGGATGTTCAGGGTATACTGGGAATTCcttatatgaaaaaaaaaaaaaaaaagagaagaaacaagaaaacgtcACGCCCTCAGAACCAATGAGGATGCGCCCTTGAGAAAAGGGATGCCACGCCCACAGGGAGTCTCACAGAGTTACCAGGCGTCTGCGTCGTGTTGGCCAGCTgttggactcgaacccacatcttctggattggtattggtaagagccctggaccagaaATCCAGAAGAGgtgtgttcgagtcctacagctggctaaccttttcagtgacttccttctttcacccTATGTACAGGGAatcgtgaaccttttggaggtgcATGGACTgaccacttcttggtttatcaatttgtccgctctatgaattcggcGAGATTCCGAACGATGTAGGGAGCTggtgcgcggcagtcgagtgggaaggtataggcgtttatcgtctggcgaaccggttaccgcatcatattttttcggttcagttgcgtttcgttcaaggggagagaaaaaatgtttacggttcggttcggtgcGGTTgggcaaaaaataacgtttttgtagcagttttcggttacggttcagttccggtttcgatcCCTACACATCACTACTTGTGAAGATGTAACAGCAGAGAGTACAGGCGTCTGCGTTGCTATGCAGACGTAGCAGAGGTATTCAGTGGCAGCGACTCCGTCAGCCACAAGCACTGTAAAGCGGTATTGACCGTTGCTCCTTTATCTGGTGCTGCAAGATCTAGCGTAGGTAGTTTTATTAAATGACTTTCTGGTCCTTAACAATACATTAGCGTGATTAGCCACAAGGTGCCCTCGCTGATACATCGAGCAGCTGTTATTCGCATAAACGGATGTGTAGAATCATGAATAAGCAAATGCACCTTCTTCGAACGATCGAGGGCGTGTTAGTTCATGAAGTGCGGGACCTGCACGAACCTGTCTGTGTTGTTAGATGAATACAGATCGATATGCAAATACTCCATGTTATAGGAACCTTCGTCCATTGCACGCTTCTCATACGCTTGATTGAAATGAGAAACATattttttcttctcatgtctCGATGTGTTTCTGATGTACTGTTTTGCTTTGTGTACATATTTTCTGCAGTACCCTCTAATActaaatcatcatcatcatcacgtatcTGTTATTGTTGCTGTCTAATGTGAATTGCATGTATAACGAAGAAGCATGTCAGACTACATATCGGCGTCTACCGTTGAGAGCGCCACAAAAAAATTCGGGGTGGGGGTTATGAAACGGGGAATACGCGGACAGGTTGGTGGCAGCTATGAGGACATGCTGCTCCGCAGATCCCTCTGCTGCAGTCAGAAGCAAACATGCAGAATACGAACGCGCGATCCACAGAACTGCACTTCAGTCACGACATCATCACAGAAACACAGTAGGAGTCGAGAATAACATCCCGTATCCTTGGGAAAATGTATTACCGCTTGGATGGCCAACCGCTGGGGTGATCGATTGGCCCGCGGCCCCAGGAGAACTTTTCGGGTAAACGGGCTGCTAGTTGTCTTGCTTATACCCAGGCGCAATCGAGATATCGGCCGCCCATGAGCAGCGCAGTAAAAGCGTGAGCTCAAAATTTCCGGAATTTCAGTTTATCATGGCAACGGAAAATTTCTGGCTCCAACGTCAGCAACGATGACTTTCAACAACACGAGCGTATATAGCTACCACATGCCAGCAATTTTCCCCCTGAACTCGTACCTCAGAGCCGCGTTTTCTGATGGAAGCTCTGTAACAGTGTAGGTGCAACTTACGCTAGAACATAAAATGAACCGCTTGAGCGTTGCAACGGCAGCGCACAGGAAGCGCGGAATTCATAGGCAGTTTTAGAGAATCCGATTCGAGATAGAGAAGCCCTCTttgcaagccggctctttgcccggctaacctttcctttcttttctttcttcttaataaacatatacccccccccccccccacccctccGATTCCAACTCTGTATCGCAAACAGCTACTCAGGGCGTTGAGTTGCAGTCTAATACGGATTACGGACATACGGCTCCCTGACAGGGGCCACCTGACGAGACTCGGTGACTGCCTCGGGAACCTGACGAATTCCAAGCGATCGCGTTTAGGGTGGTCGATGATTCATCCCTCATTTGTGAAGTACTTGACAGAGAAAAAAGAAGGGGACAGAGAGACGACAATTAAGCAAAACTGCTCAGCGGACGGCAATGTCACGTTTCTCCAATCAATTCCTCTGTAAGGTTCGCTAACATCGACCACCATTACTGTACCTCCGTCTTTCCCAGTTGAAGCAAATGTCAATAGCGTATGTGCCGCCACGTGTCCCACTGGCCATTCTAGACCCCGATACCTGCGACCTGTTCATGCTCATGCCCCTGTGGTCAGCTCGTGGTAATCCCTTGAACCGAAGCACTACGGAAACTACAAGTTCGAAATCGCGGACGACATTACGGGATTGAGTTAAAGCCAGGGCGGAGTTTTGCAGGTGACCAACCCAGTTAATGGTCCAGTTAAATGGTTAGCTTCCTGTTTCGTTAAGCGTGGCTGTTGGAACATGTCTGCTGTGGACAGCGGCCAATTTTGTTCTATATAGGCGGACTCCGATGATTTTAAGCTGTCCTTGAGCGGGGCTCACCGTTTACTGGCAGGTCCGGGACCTTGCAAACCCCCTGATGTTCATGGTCCAAGTGTAAGTGTTTTTGCCTCGTGCATATAGTGTGCATTGAACTTATTGCTGTTAAGCTGTTTGGTGGTCCAAGTTCCATACGAAGCCTGCTCGTGCACTTTCGGACTATTGGAGTAGAAGAAACTTTCCTTCCTCCCATCGCTCATGTGTGCCATGGCCACGTCGGTGTGACCGGAATCGTACCATGGGTAGGCGTCCATTTTACTAAAACACTTCGCTAGGCGCGCATCACACGCTTCGCACAGTCGGGGCGCGTTTACGATTCTCTAAATCTCTGTAAAAGCTACAGCAAGTCCGATGCTCCAATGCGCCGTAAAACAGCGTCTCGACGttaaacaacagcaacaaaatagCATTGCTTTAGCCAAAAGCAAGGAAGACAGTCTTTTTTCATTTTGCTTTTTTGTACTTTTCCTACATTTCTCGGTGGAAAAACATCTAAATGTAAGACACGCACAAATTTTTCAAATCCAAAAACACAGCGAACTTGATTAAGTGTGGGGTACCTTACTGAACTTAAAACAATACAGAGAGTGGAGGTGGCTTCGTATAGCAGataaaaaatacaaaatactttctGCTGTTCAGCTCATACCAGCACTGATGTATTGATTTCAACGAAACACGAACCAGGCGAAATTCAAACGTGGCAGTGCAGTAAGTACAGCAGCATACATCAAACTAAATAAAAATGACTGTATGTGAGACACTAAACAGTCTAGTACGGGTAAAATTTAGTATAGTTTCTAAATGTGCGTGCCGTTATTAGGCATTATACCCGCAGGTGTGTGGATGCATGGTGTTTGTGTAGGGGATGCGCCGTGGCCCTGTAggttacagaaatatgaagtcatccacggataaccgcaaacccaacaaaaactatgcgcagtatcgcaaccgaaatagtcgaaaaaaattagtaaggATTACGCTTTAGctccgcctgcttgattttcgcaaaggaGCGAGCGCCAAATGTGCATCTAGATACGAGGAAGTGTCCccaccttcatttgttttgttttctttatgataagacggttgtca
It contains:
- the LOC135385523 gene encoding doublesex- and mab-3-related transcription factor 1-like — its product is MLREERNVAHEESVANNKAVATVNTTNGAVKPTGRKPHCARCKNHFKIAAVRGHKRFCPYRECVCTKCKLIAQRQVVMAKQVALRRAQALDELMGRTVVEEVDPEELKQAVENGTMPIAPDCVTKDEDLPTASVPSSPYSRPPSSSSSSSSPPTYTAPHPAASLDLFRSPPSSPLYLGSDAPPPLFSFPYAMHHGLHYDSSGATSHLREPSSSYYATAPPPPPASFSLPPFPRPIPTSGIHAIAGGGTSPYDSVTLAENSVPMGTAGSLLYSCDRRTQHHQFVHPGIQLASYGPAFVWRD